Below is a window of Alphaproteobacteria bacterium DNA.
CATGGCCGTACTGCCGCCTGTGCTCTATGGACTGTTCGGAACCAGCCGCACCCTTTCCGTCGGGCCGGTCGCCGTTGCCTCGATCATGGTCGCCTCGATCATCGGCGGGCTGGGTCTGGCGGACATGGGGCAGAAAGTGGTGGCCGCCGCCATGCTGGCCATGCTCACGGGCGCGGTCCTGCTCGCGATGGGCCTGGCGCGGCTCGGCTTTCTGGTGAATTTCCTCGGCCACCCCGTCCTGTCCGGGTTCATCAGCGCGGCCGCAATCCTGATTGCCGTCAGCCAGTTGAAGCACCTCTTCGGCGTGAGCGTGCCGCGTGCCGATAATATCGTGGCCGCCATCTACCATCTCGTCCGCGCCCTGCCCGAGACCAACCCGGCGACGCTTGGCCTCGGCCTTGGCGCCCTCGTTCTGCTGGTGATCTTCCAGCGCGGCCTCGGCCTGAATGTCGGCCTCGTCCGGCGCCAGTTGCCGGCGCTTTTCTCGGGCGTGCCCACCTTGCTGAAAAGAGGCGGGCCGCTTGCCGTGGTGGCGCTGGGGGCGATGATCGTGTGGCATTTCGGTCTGGCGGAGGGGGCGGGAGTCTCGATCGTGGGCCGGATTCCGGAGGGCCTCCCGGCGCTCTCGCTGCCCTGGCCCGGCACGGATGTCTTGGGCGCGCTCGTCGTTCCCGCGATCCTGGTCGCGCTGATCGCCTATACAGAGAGCGTTTCGGTCGCCAAGGCGCTCGCCAGTCGCCGCCGGCAGAAAATACAGCCCAACCGAGAACTGATCGGCCTCGGCATCGCCAATCTGGGCGCGGGGCTCTCCAGCGGCTGCCCCGTGGCCGGCGGCTTCGGCCGCTCGGTCGTCAATTTCAACGCGGGCGCCAACACGCAGCTCTCGACCTTTATCTCTTCCGCCCTGGTGGCGCTGGCGGCCATCTTCTTCACACCGCTTTTCTATTACC
It encodes the following:
- the sulP gene encoding sulfate permease, yielding MTRAALAWIESVVPALGWGRRYERADLSGDVLAGIITAILLVPQSMAYAMLAGLPPQIGLYMAVLPPVLYGLFGTSRTLSVGPVAVASIMVASIIGGLGLADMGQKVVAAAMLAMLTGAVLLAMGLARLGFLVNFLGHPVLSGFISAAAILIAVSQLKHLFGVSVPRADNIVAAIYHLVRALPETNPATLGLGLGALVLLVIFQRGLGLNVGLVRRQLPALFSGVPTLLKRGGPLAVVALGAMIVWHFGLAEGAGVSIVGRIPEGLPALSLPWPGTDVLGALVVPAILVALIAYTESVSVAKALASRRRQKIQPNRELIGLGIANLGAGLSSGCPVAGGFGRSVVNFNAGANTQLSTFISSALVALAAIFFTPLFYYLPDAVLAAIVIIAVFTLVDFSTLRETFRYDRGDTLSLVATFLGVLLLGVELGIVVGIMTSLGLFLWRTSRPHVAIVGRVPGTEHYRNVRRHRVETDPAVLAIRLDENLYFANAGQLEDTVLEEISDRPAVRHVVLICSAVNLIDASALESLERLIENLRVAGVTLHLAEVKGPVMDRLERSDLLKLLAPGRVYLSTHEAVQSLGELSKQPDTAYSI